The DNA window CTCCACAACTTGTTTTAGTCCTGTGTACAGTCTTTCTCCATACTTGTGCAGCACCATAGTATAAGCATTTCTGTAGAGTTCCTCGAAGCTGAGGCCAGAGTTATTTTTCCTCTGTATTTCCTGAATAGCCTTCTTCAACATTTCCCATACTTGTGTGACGTATTTCTCGTCCATTGCCGCAGGGAAACTACGTATCCGCATACGACTACTCGATCCTGACGTCTGTGGCCGCGTACCCGACATTGAACTCAAACGTGGGTAATTATAAcctaaattaaataatagtaGCATTACAAAGTTGAATTATGCAGCAGAAACAAATTTCCACCTTCGAACAGCATGAACTAAACTTTGAGATATTCACGGCGGGAACTGATCgactaacagaaaaaaaaaacacatagaaaataatgttttaattCGTGCTTTGTACATACAACAATGATGAGAACTTTCTTTAACAAATTTTTTCGTGTCAGCCCTTCTTTTTAACTGTAGCTGATGATGAAGACGCTCCGCTAGATGCTCCTTTCTTTGCTGCTGCTATACTGTCCATATGCTTCCTCTGGTCCTCTGCTTAAAGAGCTTCATTCGAGGGaggaaaaacaagcaaaacagTTTCAGAAACGTAGCGAAATGTGACTGACCTATTTTTTCGTATCGGCAACATCGAGGATAGTTCACCGTAAGCAATTTCGGGTGCAGAAGAGTTGCTGGAatgatgaaattaaaaaaaagaagacaaaaatgaagaaaaagttctaCTTGAACACTCACCAACTTCATCAATTCCAAAGTTTAAAATCAATTGTTCATAACTGGAAGGGTTTTGAAAGTCCTTTCGTGCTTGGACAGAAACATTTACGTCAATGCCAGCTGCCTTCCGTTCAAAATGTTTGTAAAAAATCTCCTTAAAAGCAAGTAACTAGAACAAATGAAACTCAAAGAGTAGCTAAAATAGAATACAAAGGACACACCACCAATTCTGGGTCGCACTCGGTAGTTGGTGCTGGTGGTATATTAACTTCTTGATGAGGTGGTGTGTCGACTCTCTGTaaagaaaaagcaatgaaAGCAATGAGGTTaacggcagcataccacgaatctgacgtggtgggGAAATCCGCggggaaagctagagatgggttgtagattgcgggatcaggaaGCGTGAAGTGAAGCGTTGCAACTGGAATCATCGCAAAAACGGATTTTATTTTACGCCGTTTTTCTAATAAGATTAGgaggagatgagcggaacacCCCTGATCTCGCAATGTACCCGTATAGATATTTGTTCatcagaaatccataccaagtgagattcgtggagtgatgccttgaAATTTCACAAACACAAATTGCATAACGGAAAAAGGGAAGGGAGTCAAAAACGTTAGAACCGGTGCAAcaaaaagtttaaaataaaACCATGACCTATATCGCTCACAAAAGTAAAAGATTTTTGCcgcttcctcttttttaaagagaacaCTCCACAACTATGAAAAAGGACTTCACTTCTAGCATTTTTCACTATATCCTACCTTTGAATCAATCTCATGATCTACTCCATGTAATGGGCTGTCATATGGGCGTGGCGTCCAACCGCCAGATCCCGTGGATCCTCCGTCTTCGATCTGTATTTGAAAATGTTACCATCATTATGAAGCAAAAATGTTTAGCAAACAATGGCGACAAATAACAGTAATGACAGAACTGTAGTCGTCCGGAAATACCCACCAATTTACACCATGAATCAATGTcacgaagaaatagaagaaagaagacaaaaaatacAGCGTCAAGTATTCAAAAGAGTGAGGAGTTCACCTGTTTCATGGCATTGCGGCCATCCTCGAGAGCCATATCTATGAGCCGCTCATTTTCGTCATCGGTTTCGCTGTCCTGGAGAGGAAACcttcacaaaacaaaacaaaaagattttaaagagaatttttaGTTCTCTGTTGAGACTTGAAATATTAAATGCTATAAATGAGAGTAAGAAAGAAGCTAAAAAGAGCCAAgaaacctagaaaaaaaacaaaagaaaagcttTTGCGTGGAGAAAATCAGTCAATCCATGATGGGGAAGAGGATAACGTAGAACATAAGTCTAAAACAACTTCTAAACTGAATTTGCGTGCATAGATGCGATACTcgaagccggtgctccgaccccccccccctcaacttttgaacggttggggaaaggacctccttcacttctaAACTATTGGCGAAATtatctccttcacttttggacggctatCGAGAGGACCCcattcacttgagctgcacccacttcacctgaggagggtccggcttctccctatcgcacctatgtttgCGGGAAAACTTATTTCTTATCTCACTACCAATTCCCCAGTCGCGAATGCTAAAGATAAACTCAAAAACTTCACTAATAGCAGCCAATAACGTTTTTACCGAAGATAAAGAATATGTAATGCACAGCAgcaagaagaaagtgaaaaaggtACCTGGCTGACTCTTTCCGGCGGCCGAGGTTCCACCATTCCTGATGGTGGTGACGCTGGTCGCGAAACGTTTTCAGCTGCACGATCGGCTACAAaatgtagttctttttttgttaaaaaaaaacatttttcacgATGAAGCAGTACCTCTTTCAAAAGCATCTTCCTTCTCATCTTCGGCACCACTGTATGAGACAAGGGAAACAGCTGATGAAACCTGAACGCCCATTTCTATTACGTATACTACGAAAGAGATATAAAGAGAAATTAGATAACACTAATAGCTAGGAATAAGTTTGAAAACAGTTTGAAGCAAGGATGTGAAAGTATTACAGTAACATACTTGAGGTATTTTGCTTGTTGGGGTAGGAAGAGATGGTGATGGAGAATGGTCCACTTTCCTCTTCGGTGGTGGTGGTTCCCGAAATTCTGCGGTATCGCTATGATCGCTGTGATCACTAAACGAAGAGTAACGACGTGGCTCATCGAACATCATGTCGCCGTCTGAAAACTGAATCTTGACTAgtcttcagaaaaagaaaacgagaagTTGGGTgattttaaaattgatttgaaaaagagagaagataaaagagaaacaaagcGAAATAAAAATCCGTCAAGCTTCTTTATGTATGTGGAAAGTACCTCCGGGGTAAAATGTAATTCGGGAGGGAGAGgtactcagtggcgcccttattccTGAAATATATAAATCAGTGGGGGCCTAAGACATAAACATTGGTctcagaggatctatgacatgtaagctaaagttacttatagaaaaaagtaagagctcatagagcttccagaaataagggcgccactgtgTGCCCACCCTTTCTTCAACTATATTTTCCCCCACCATAGAACATAGAATCAATGTTTCAGAAATTCATTTTGAAGTGAACAGGTTGTTTCTCGTCTCTCGATTGCTATGCATCAGTACTACttcataaaaagaataaaaaaaggtgttGAAAAGTTGGtaaatgagatgaaaaaaagattatgtGAAAAAACAATCTTATTTTACACAGACTCAATATTACGCCGTTCAATGTTTGATTAAAGAGTTGCGGGAAATTTACAGGCAATTGGGGTGCAACTATGAGGAATTAGTGAAACGAAGAACTATTAATTCTCTTCCACGCTGCATTTTAAGAAGAACGAAGTGTTCATACAAAACTGTCATGTAAAACAGAGGTACAGATGAAAGAGAAACACTCACCATCAAACATCATATCAGAATCCCTTCTTGGTCTCGGTGAAACATCAGGACTTTTATGATGCGGGGATGAATGCGTGCTGTTGTGTTGGGAATTAGTGGAACTAGCTACTTCAGCTAAAATAACAATCTAGATGTAgatgaacttttcaaaattactgATTAAAAAGCGAATGAATGACGATAACGGAGATTTTGAAAACATACCTGGCTCACGTTCAACCACAAATGAACGTCGTCGCGGTGATTCTTCGTCGCTTTCATCCCCGTAGTCTGCCAAAGTATTCATCTAGAACTGATATCAAATACTGGCTCTGCAAATGACTACTTTTcgacttgaaaaaagaacaaaaagggaTGTGCGCGAAAAGAAATAAGCAGGAAGAGAGGATCCTGAggaaaacgaatagaaataaCTGGAAATAACCCTCAAATCCTAGTCTATAATAACACGCACAACAAACAAGGGAGGAATGTACGTAAAAAATCGAACAAGAAAGGCATTTTTGACTACACCAACAGATAATAATGGATCACAAGGTGGATCTTATCGACCTCGCACTACCGTAGCCCACCCGAACGTAGGTGTAAATTATAATTTGTGGTGTGTGGGCTGCGGAAAAACACTCTACACGACGAATTTCCAGTAAGATGAAGTGAACCGTCTCACCGTGTTTCGCCCAAGTTTATGTGTCAATTACAATAAGGGTTGTGTGGACAATACCCTACTCAATGAACTGGACCTAATCAGAGACGATATTGCTGTACTTGTATATCTTAAGATATTGGAGATTATGGTAATTGTCAATGGAATTAAatgtattttccttttttcatcctcATGACGCTGGAAACTACGCTGTAACTACTCATTGTAGTGATTTCAGGAAGAGAAATTCAAGGTGGATACGCGCTCTGCGgggaaaacatgaaaaagaatgaGTAGAATCTCTTTGCTGTGCGTTTGTACTGGAAGCGAAGAACATCGAACGTTTCCAACCAAGGAAAACCGCCTATGAACGAAAGAATACATGACTGAGAGTAGGGGTACATTTACTTAGTGAACTTTAATGGCTACTAAATTGAACCGTAGAAGCACAAGGAACTGATCCAATACACTGTCGCTGCCCACGCTGGTCATTTGAGAAGACATATTGTTGAATGTACAAtgtttcttagaaatttttgtGGCGTATTTAATGTAAATCAACATATTTACAACAATTCTGCTTCGTAGCTTTCCTAGTGCTTTTTCTTtacgtttttctgttttacgTGCGGAAGCAGAATAGGAGTCTGATCGttaaatgttgttgttgttcgcGGTGACCCTACTTCTACTAAATGCTAGCAGGTATTTGAGTATGTGCTTTGACACGTAGGGGCAATATAACTTGCACAGTCATATGGCAGAAGTTGCCCCGAAAATTGTAAAAAGGTGGTGTTGTCCAGCACACTcaaaaaatagtaaacaagATCAACCCAAATAAGTGTAATCCCCAGAGGGGGTGTggaatttttcgacttttcgtTTCGTCAGGTTGACCTGCTGGACATTGTCAAGCTGAGGTATTCGGTTCATTCGGTGACGACAAGCAGTTGACTCGAGACGCCAAGTCTCGCAAACTATGAAACAGTGATGAATGGATGGGTTGCGTGCGAGCTCGTGGAGTTGGGCCGAGTTATGCTCAAGAAGGACGCGACTTGGCAAAGATGCGAGCAACCGCATCAGACGACAATACCACCATCATGCGATAACAGCAGCCCGCCCAATTACTAAATGAGTCAGGTGTGGAAGCAGAGAGGGGAGAAGGAATTCCCAACGAGATTTATGAACACACACTCGAAGCTCACTATCCAAGACCACACAACTACGTACTTGTGCTGCAGTAGTTCACTGGCGACTTCTTCTCACCATCGCTCTCTCAAATGCTCCACAAAAGCGTTGTCAAAGACTGCAAAAGTTTCACTTATGTAGAAGAAAATCACACCAGTGATTTTCTTCTACATAAGTGAAACTTCAATAACTAAACTTCGCAGAAATCTTACAAGTGTTGCAACGTAGTGGCGGAATTCAGTTCAGCTCAGTTCTGTCATTAACATTTCGAACATGCCGCCGGCGACATAAGAAGACCCGACCAGCATATTCGATAAGGACAAAAGCTTGGCTCGACAGATTGCGGCATCTTGGCATGTAAAGGGAGCTACGTCCTTGTTGTGTAGTCGGGCCAAACCGACATGAAGTTCGGTATAGTTCTGACATCTGACAGGTGGGGACGTAGCTCCCTTCACATCCTTAAGTTGCGCAAACGGGTGCGCTAGAAGAGGAGCGGTGGAGCTACCGACTGGGATAAGGTGGGGCAATTGgaaactgcaacgatgagtgGTGTTAACATGTGTCCCCGCTCGATACTAAGTGCACCGCTTGACTTCTCGACCGAGCAATGAACCGCCTAACCAAAAAAAcgcttcaggtcattttgaacCAACTATACCACGTGAAGGGTCATATATCCAACGTACAAGATCGAACCGCCTAATCGTAAAAGGTGATGTATTTCTGCAATTTACACAGCGCAAAATACACCCCCcccgggggggggggaaaaggggggggggttaacaaaaaaaattttgttgtgggaaaaaaaaaagggggaaaagCTGTACACAAGTGGTATGGTTACGCATTTGCGGCAACAACAACACCACGACGTAAAGGAAATCCCAGTACCCCAGAACCACATGTCGTTGATTAACAACTGTTTATGCAAAATAGTCAACATCAGGGCATCTTGCATAGTCATTTATGTGAGTGGCAGAGCACAGGAAGGTGCCTTCCTCCAATGGAAGCCGGCTTCACCCATGGTGCAGATAAGCACAGCTTTGCTCTTTTCGTGTCCCTGTGTACGTGTAGCttcggcttctctcgaggcgcttcggtggaacgtagtggctaCGGgcggtgaaacccttgctggtgCCACCcctcgctgcagtttgcgacggtcccaactcggttccaactgctgcctccgccGCGCCGttccgagcgcgtacgcaaatgcaccgcaactacactcgtaattcacgtcgttttgaccctactataagcATTTGAGTAAGAAATAACCGTGATGCTCAAAAAGGTaaaaagaaactcaaaaaaaactactaaaaaaagACTATATTCCATTGTGAGGAAGCGGGGGCTGGGTATCTTCGCGATAGAACCTCCGTGCTACCTCCGCACACGGAAGGGAAGTCAAGTTCTGCTTAGTTGCACTGCAATGCTACGGTCGTAGTCAGCTTCAAACGCCTGGGAAAAGCTACGCTTTGGTGGCAACCGCTCATGTCAAATTGCCCAATAaatcatgtcattttgaccctattgCTACTTCCCACCAAGAAAGTATGAACTCTATGAATTACATAATACATGGTTGTTTCTGTGCGATGATTGTGTTGTCTTAGAGGTTCGAACATATCTGCGGATGTCTCGATTTCAGCCGCCGCATTCTTATTTCCCGTCGCGACAGTTACGCTAATAATTTGGCAATGTACGCCTGGAAATCGTAATGCCATACGAAAAGGAGGAAGGCAAGCAAAGTAAATTCCTCAAGTTAGAAATAGCGTAAATGCCCTGACATCTATGTCTTACAAACAATTTGATTCTAGAAAAGTGCTTAGGGATGCTCctgaagaaaatcaagaagagGATCAAAATGATCAAGAAAGAGATGAGAAACAAAGTATACCACCTGGTATGTGTATTCCGTTGACAACAAGTCAACGTTCTCAATTCGCAGAATACGCAGATACTTTGCTTCAGAACTGCCTCGATCGCGGCCAAGCAAACAGAGACCAATTCACGAGAAAGCAAAGCAGGAAGACGAGGAAATCCCTTTAGAAGAGAGGTAAGGCTAAGAGAAACCGTGTGTGTCTAGTCGCTGTCTAGAGCAACTTGTGGCGTCATCTCTGGTCTATATGACGATTAGAAGCCCAACCACTACTTCTGAAATGAAGGATATGCCAGGATCTTCGCGCCTGTAGATACTtctcggttaaaggcatcaccccacgaatctggggtggtgcggatttcaggtggagagttcctatacagggaagtagattatggagaggagagtgattccgtccatttcttcgtaattgccgtaaaaaaacggcccggaaaatagcgcgccgaaacgctcgtagccgtatcttccgggccgttttttgctgcaattaggaagaaatagacggaatcacccttctctccataatctacaactccgtataggcataacccacctgaaacccgtaccaccccagattcgtggggtgatgcctttaactatggCTCTACTCAAAACATATGAAAGATGAACGATGAAAGGACCTGAGGTCTgatgcacttgcgtaagcatttgcgttcgaagcggcgcagtggaacTGGCGTCCGTGATTGAAGTGAGACCCTAGTAAACTGGAGCGATTAGTGAGGCTAACAAGCCCCCTTCCCTCCCACCATGATCCTAACAGCACTGCTTCAAGTGTatccgcttatgcaactgcgccGCGCTTCACTTCGTTTTCACACGAGTATAACTACTAAAATGAAGTAAACtgtagttgagtcaaaacgacatgaagcacacacagttgcgcaagcgacagcgctcgaagcggcgcggtggagcgtggtgGTTGGGATCGTGCACGGATTCTCACTACCGCCACcaatctctgcagttcgccatggtccacctcgattccaaccgctgtctccaccccatcgcatcgagcgcagccccttacgcaactgtctgtgcttcatgtcattttgacccaactatacataAAATTAGAAGCATGTACGCATCAAAGTGCGAACAAGTTTAACCACTCTTTTTAGCGGGAATGAAGAAGTAGGAGCATCTGAGTAAGGAAAATATTAAATGAGTTGGACCAAAAAATGAACGTTTTACAGAgccgaagaacagttgagaaACAGCGGTTCATTTGAGAAGGATGTCGCTGGAACTCAAAAGTCTTCTAtgtgagatgttttttttttctatagattTTATAGTTTGAATAAAAAGTGGGGAATAGCCGAAGCGTTGTAGAAAGGGAAATATAGTTCGACCGCGGCGCGTCCGGTGCAATTCCGCTGCTCAGCGCGCGCTCCCTTTGTTCTCTACATTGTTCCGGTCGAGCTCATGTCGCAGATGATGTCGACATGATCGCATGTCGTGGTCCTTTCAAACTCAGATGTTGACATCCACAAattatagtcaggtcaaaacgacatgaaacacgagtgtggTCACGGTCCATTTGCGTGCGCGCTCGAAacgcgcggtggaggcagcactTGGAACTGAgctgggaccgtcgcaaactgcagcgattggTGGTTTCAGCAAGAATTTCGtcacgctccaccgctccgcaattgcgtacgtgcttcatgtcattttgaccctactacaggCAAAATAAGGAAAAGCCAAACAAATTGGTTGAGGTATAATGAAATCaagtgaaaagagaaaaatagcaGTTGCGTGttggaattttctcaaaattcttgATATCAATTTCTCGCATACTGTTGCAGAATATCAATACTCTCAAGGAGTGATAAAAAACGAAGTTCTTCTGAGCcccaaaaatcaaaagtacGGATACAAACGGCCAGGCCTGTCTCAGTAAACCGGAGGTATGAATATTTGATTTCCTCTGCAACAACTCCTTTTTAACGTTGCCACTGCCTGGAAATGGTCCAGAAACTTAGGAACGAAAAGCTAAAAACTGCAAAACGCATAATATATGTGATTCAGGTCGAGGGAAATTGTCATACATAGCAGAAAAACACCGCCTGCAGTCAAAAAAGAGTCAAAAAAGGGGTCAAGTCGATCTACAAGGTAGAAAAaagtggctttttttttctcgaaatggACGAGTTCCCCACTGTTGATTATTTCCAGCTcctcacaaaagaaaaagaaaacgaccAGAATAAGCAAAGCGAAACAAAAAGCGAATACATCGGATAGGTAACatataatagggtcaaaacgaaagaaagcacggtacagttgcgtgagcaactgcactcgaagcggtacggtagAGCGTGGCGGTTAGCATCAAGAgaggacccttgctaacactactcttcgctgcagtttgtcatggtcccacctcgattccaagcgctgcctccgccgcgccgcttcgagcgcaaccgcttgcgcaactgcgccgtgcaTCGTGTCGTTTTATCTGACTATACACAGTAGGAAATCACATCACATGGTATTGGGCAGTAGCCCTTGGatattgtaaaattagaaatgagCGTCTTGGAACGCAAAAAAGACGTTTGCAAAGACAAAAACATCGATACAGAGgcgtttttgaataaattggATGAGAGTTGTTTCAGGGAGGAAGACTCCTGCAAAACTGCTAAGTCAGGATTTTCACTGAGATCCTTgtgagattgtttttttttcctagttttcttagaaaatttcaaaaatttgtttgataAATGTATTTGAGCCACTTCGTGAAAATTTCGACATTTACGTCATATCACGCATTTCTAGTTGATTCTCAGATTCTGTTCTACAGCATACATTTTTTACAGAATTTTTCGCAGcagtagaaagaagaaaaaagggagcAGAAAAGGAAGCGTTAGACAGGGGTATGATTTTGCATGTAGATTTAGCATTTAACcaaccagaaaaaagaaaaattaagctcggaaaggaagcaaaagaagaaaacccaGTCCGAAAGGTTCTATCCAAAGTTGAAAAACGCATCAAGGTCATCTAAGTGGGCATCTTCGTCTTCAAGAAGTAAAGGTTTAACCGCTATAAGATTGGAGAGGCGTTTACGAAGGATGGGAAAAGATGCCGTGGAAGACagtgaaagggaaaaaagcgTCGAAGAAACCCAAGATTCTAAAACAGTAGCAGCAGCCGATGAGGATtctgagaagaagagaagtggAAGCGAAGGAATGAAGTCACCACTAGAAAATATTCcccttctggaagaaaaacaaccagAACATGGAAGCGTTTCTCCTCGAAAAGACGAACAGTTGGATTACGAACCAGTTTCGCCAAAAGaagatcaaaagaaaatcataaacGAGGAGCAACCGGAAAAGAGAGACGTATCAAAAAGCAAAGAGAATTCCTTATTACATGGGTggtgtttgaaagaaaaggagaaatcaacgaaaaagCAGACAAGTTCACGAAGCAGCAATAGCGCATCGGGAATGgtccagaaaaaagagttttcttcGAGGAAATCGAGAAGCCTGAAAAGTAAAGATCGCTCGAAGAAATCGACACGAAGCGGAAGGAACGAACATTCGCCAAAAgttgcaaatatttcaaagggggaagaaaacgaagcatttgtttcagagaataaagaaaaatcaggaGAGAGGAATAGTGCTTCCAAGAAATCAAGCAGTGCAGAGAAGCGAAATAAAGGTTCTAGAAAAAAGCGTCTATCTAGAACTAGCAGCAAATCCTCGACAAACAAAGACACATTTTCAAAGAAGTCGAAAAAACTAAAGGAAAAGCGAGACATTCaaggaaaattgaaagaatccAAGAGTAAAAAATCCTCTTCCGAAAAGACAAAACATTcaagtaaaggaaaaaagtcaaTAAGCGAGCAGTCATCattgaaaaggaagaaaaaggtaGGAAGTAAGGAGGATGAATTGAAAAAGACAGAGAGCATTAGAAGCgatgtggaaaagaaaacaaatctaaAACGGATTGAAGTGTCTAGAAGTGAGAATTCGCTTtcgaaaaagaagatgaaatcaAAAAGTAGTGAAAGCTCCACGAAGTCAAGTAAAAACGGAAATGACAACATTGGGAAGAAGGCTGCGAAAACGAGGAAGTCTGGAGAGTCGAAAAAAGGGGAGTCTTctctaaaaaagaagaaaaaatcggatAGTAAAATAGatctgttgaagaaaaaagaaaagtctgcGAGTGGAAAGAGCTCTAAAAGAGATAAATCaccaaaaaaggaacaagaaTCAgcgggaattaggaaaaaaccaaaaagggAGAGCGATACGTCGGATAAGACCGGTAAATTCGCAAGCCAGATCAAATCGTCGGATCGATCGAAAAAATCGAAGGAGAGTCAAAAGGACCCCAAACCGAAGATGGAGGGAAGAACGAAAGACAACGATCTGAATAGAAGAGTAGAAAAGTCTGGAAATAAGAAGGATCGATCAAGCGCTTCGAAGTCTTATAGTGAATCTTCAAGGAATAAACGTCTGGACGTAAttccgaagaaaataaaatcaacaaGAGGTAGCGAGGATGGAAAGAGTGGAAAGGATATCAAGAGttcatcgaaaaaaagcaaatctcTTGAATCGCccaaaaaatcagagaaatcgcaagaaaaagaagctccTTTGAATTCTAATGGTCGCAAAAAGAGCGAGGATTCTTCGAGAAAGGAtagatttctcaaaaaagttCCCAAGAAATCAGGAGCACTGAAGAGCAACGACGACTTACCAAGGGAGTCTACCGATGCCGTAGCAATTAAAAGTTCGTCGAAAAAAAGTACACCTCTGATAGAGGTTCCGAAAAAATCGACCATAGCGAGAGGGTCAAAGGATAGGAAAGATTCTTCAGGAAGGAATGGATCTCAGAAAAAACCAATCGTATCCGGAGGTTCCAACGAAGGCGAAGATTCTTcaggaaagaaaggatccctgATGAGACCGGACTTAGTGAGAGGTTCAAAAGACGGCAGAGATTCCTCAGAAAAGAGTGGATCGCTCAGGAAACCGAAGACACTGGGAGGTTCTAAAGACGGCaaagatttttcagaaaaaaaagaatccctGAAAAAGCTCCCTATATTGAAGGATtccaaaaacaacaaagatccTTCAGGGAGGGACAGAACTCTGAAGAAATCCGAAGGCAACAAGGGCTCTTCGATGAAGTTCGTAAGTCGTAAAGGCTCTTCGGTGAAGTCTGGGAGTCTAAAGAATGCCAGTGACTCTTCAAAAAAGAGCAGATCTCTTAAGGGGATCCCGAAGAAATCAGAGGATTTGGAACACTCTGATGACGACCAAAAGTCGCTGCAAAGAGGTGGGCGATTAAAAGTGACTTCCAAAAAATCGCAGCTAACGAAAAACGATCACGTTCCATCAGCAAAATCGGCAGATTTCCAAAGAAGAGGAGATTCCACAAACAAAACTACTGTTATTAAAATGACTCGTGAACAACTTTTCAAGATGTCTTCCGTGAAGGAAAGGAACGAATTTAAGAGTAAAGAAGATTCAATGAAGTACTCAAAAGGCCCGACGaaggtagaagaaaaaaatctctcaaaaaaggaaaagcccCTGAGCAGCATGAAAAAAGAGCCCGGAAAAAATGTC is part of the Necator americanus strain Aroian chromosome V, whole genome shotgun sequence genome and encodes:
- a CDS encoding hypothetical protein (NECATOR_CHRV.G18545.T2) yields the protein MEAGFTHAAAFLFPVATVTLIIWQCTPGNRNAIRKGGRQAKDAPEENQEEDQNDQERDEKQSIPPELPRSRPSKQRPIHEKAKQEDEEIPLEERAEEQLRNSGSFEKDVAGTQKSSIISILSRSDKKRSSSEPQKSKVRIQTARPVSVNRRSREIVIHSRKTPPAVKKESKKGSSRSTSSSQKKKKTTRISKAKQKANTSDREEDSCKTAKSGFSLRSLIFRSSRKKKKGSRKGSVRQGSERKQKKKTQSERFYPKLKNASRSSKWASSSSRSKGLTAIRLERRLRRMGKDAVEDSEREKSVEETQDSKTVAAADEDSEKKRSGSEGMKSPLENIPLLEEKQPEHGSVSPRKDEQLDYEPVSPKEDQKKIINEEQPEKRDVSKSKENSLLHGWCLKEKEKSTKKQTSSRSSNSASGMVQKKEFSSRKSRSLKSKDRSKKSTRSGRNEHSPKVANISKGEENEAFVSENKEKSGERNSASKKSSSAEKRNKGSRKKRLSRTSSKSSTNKDTFSKKSKKLKEKRDIQGKLKESKSKKSSSEKTKHSSKGKKSISEQSSLKRKKKVGSKEDELKKTESIRSDVEKKTNLKRIEVSRSENSLSKKKMKSKSSESSTKSSKNGNDNIGKKAAKTRKSGESKKGESSLKKKKKSDSKIDLLKKKEKSASGKSSKRDKSPKKEQESAGIRKKPKRESDTSDKTGKFASQIKSSDRSKKSKESQKDPKPKMEGRTKDNDLNRRVEKSGNKKDRSSASKSYSESSRNKRLDVIPKKIKSTRGSEDGKSGKDIKSSSKKSKSLESPKKSEKSQEKEAPLNSNGRKKSEDSSRKDRFLKKVPKKSGALKSNDDLPRESTDAVAIKSSSKKSTPLIEVPKKSTIARGSKDRKDSSGRNGSQKKPIVSGGSNEGEDSSGKKGSLMRPDLVRGSKDGRDSSEKSGSLRKPKTLGGSKDGKDFSEKKESLKKLPILKDSKNNKDPSGRDRTLKKSEGNKGSSMKFVSRKGSSVKSGSLKNASDSSKKSRSLKGIPKKSEDLEHSDDDQKSLQRGGRLKVTSKKSQLTKNDHVPSAKSADFQRRGDSTNKTTVIKMTREQLFKMSSVKERNEFKSKEDSMKYSKGPTKVEEKNLSKKEKPLSSMKKEPGKNVSAKELTKSKDDSSKGKEMVKGSGNDKTIKKKEHSGEKPADRPTSQVSPKKKQVERSKKGGEKEETPSAKVRSLLKLLDDSERLPAGDDHIDRVGRQEEKIGKKHARYQGAPQKGRELKPEDALKIVQMMSQKERGGPSYERSRDLQDMGERKFMEFKEVNDGAKSSKENIVGNNDDDGSVLLARPEKSARFLPAKKQVPMLRSEYYSSEDGNKADKPGKIKRGQNIMNAIEEPENGKNRKDPNAVEDRGNGKEYGLPFNESKKSLKKFKNARKVDSSSSKKKMKSRKSLKVQKEKGSRKENRNEPDGSSKKIKRRDLEGDSAKIKKPQAEHSDSVKKRKKLRDPENKHGGLSRKHRRNS